GATCACTGCTGATGTTTGGTTCAGAAGGACAGTGTTCTCCTCTAATTGTGGCAATGTTGTGAAGAATCACACATGCCACAATAATGTCACATGCCCTTTCTGGGGTGACCCTGAGTCTTTGCAGGCACTGGAACCGGGCCTTAAGCATTCCAATAGTCATTTCAACTCTGGCTCTTGTCCTGCAATGAGCCAGATTATATCGCTGCTGTGGGCCCGGTTCAGGGTCAGGGTAAGGGGTAAGCAAATAGGGTAAACATGGATACCCCCTATCACCAAGCAAGTAGCCAGTGAACTCTCCTAAGACAGAAGGATACACTTCAGTTCAAATGTCCTTGTAGCAATTggtctttatatattttaaagtattttcaaCTCACCTTGTCCAAATTTTGTGCTCAGTGTACATTCACGAAAAATTCGTGAGTCATGCACAGAGCCTGGCCACTTGGCTTCCACATTTGTGATAATGTTGGCAGCATCACATATGATCTTCACAGTGCAGAGAACACAAATTAGCATCCATTACTATAATGACATAATTTGTTAGTTTGAAATGCTACAGGGATATGTACCTGTACATTAATGCTGTGGAAAGACTTCCTGTTCACATAGTCTCCTTCATTTACTGAAGGAGCAATGAttggaatgtgagtgccatctatacagccaatcacgcctgggaaccctgaaaataaatgtaacatttaagtagtagttcaagtatcaccacatcatgaattaagttttgttcatcctgatacctgcaattttgtggaatccctctttgataaatcttgtgggtctatgaccggggaacaccacaaacgagtacaggagacgtttcagtgcaactgtcACATTCCTGACGgcccgacagacggtagccttggaaacgtgctcagcgtcaccaatattgtacagaaagctcccgtttgcaaaaaaacgaagtgcaatacaaataatatgtacagaactgagagaatgtccgcgatgtgtcacatgagcaatataaggcctgaggatgttattcaaataaattatagattgtgctgaaaaacggtaacgttcacacagaaaatcataaaatgtccaaacgcgctctaatcactctctcccggcggagagctctgcggagaatttgggcttcaacatctactggctcttcaaggaaggggcacgccatgtctgacacttcctacagtcaggtttccgacaaagaggcggagaagttcagggttagttgaagtaaacctgctagggggcaggttagcttcacggagtgtgtcgtcatagtaactcactcagaattaatctaaactcgctttgtgaaaccgaaaacccagagttttcgttaactcagggtatacttactcagagtttgcactaaaccggctttctgaaacagggcccaggtatcaggctgtgatgttctcctttatagtggacagaaattatttttttggagcggcacaaataatttgtgtggcatcttattgaagaacagctgattgttctgtaaatagtttgaaatggttatttaaaaaatcaaggtaaaaggtaaatggataactgtaaattcagacacgtgaggttgtgctgaaaatgatgataccaaacaaggcaaagtaaatagtttttagtggtgaaatgtggagggaaaatcaaaagtagttaaaaatggccaattataccctggaccccagagggttaaacgtttaaagtaatgcaatagttacttttcaagtaattaattacttttagaatattgacactcagttactaactcagttaacAGCGGCTAAAAATTCAGATATTTCATTCACTACTATTCAGACAGAAGTCCATCTAAACCAGgggttttattcatatttaactGACTGATCACACATTCTACTTCATCTTTAGTAATATTTCCTAAAAGCCACCCTTACCTCCTCCACTTATTTTTGTTGTTCAGAAATGAATCCACACTTGCCTCTTCCACTGATGGTTACAGTTCTTTCTTTGAATGAACAAAGACTAAACTCTTCCACTCACTTTTGCTGTTAGGAAATGACTCTCAAGGGTTGCTTGATAGACTCCTAAATTTACACCTGATGTAAAAGaagatgtaaaagaaaacaggagCAGCTTAAACTACCGCCATCTACTGGCCTTTGTCGGAAATGAGGAACAGCATGACTGTGACTGCGGGTGGAGTAGCACTGGTTGTCTCCATCGCAGTTTACTGTACACTGAATAAATACACTTGTAGATTTCTCAGGAATAAAATGACATGTGAACAAGAGCTTATAGAGCTCATCCTGGTGAAGCAAATGTTTGGCTTCACATTTCTGATTGTAAAATCTGCTGGCCAGGCTtacaaatacaataaataaacgggatttgtttttgtacttttagcCTTTAGTTTCATATTTCAAACTACAGTGACATCCTCTCTGTGTGTGATCTATACATGTGTTAATCGTTTTGATGGTAAtaaattttaatttagcttGAACAGTTATGCTAGACTGTGGGAAAAATGTTAAGAGGGTGTCTGGTTTTTGTTACTAATGCGGACACTTGGGTTTAgtttgtgaaatgaaaatgtgaaCTCGACTCAGGCATTGTGGGTGCGATTTGGTGTGAGCCTCCCTTCGGTTAGACGTAATTTGTCATTAACAAACAGCGTTTCCACATTCAGAGAATAGAAGAGTGGGCGGAGCCACTGAGCTTCGAGCCGTCCAGCGAACCGTCTGTTTTCTTTTACGTCCGCCGAGCACACATAATAACACGGTTCCGTGGGGTTGGGGTTCATTCGACTTTGTTCGTTCAAGGAAGAAACTATAACCATGAGTGGAAGGGGCAAGGGTGGCAAGGGACTCGGCAAAGGAGGCGCCAAGCCCTTATTATAAGTTGTTTTTTGGCGACACTACAGAACAGTGGAAAGACCATAGCATTAATTGGACAGAAGTAAGCACTAGACAAGtatataatataattaataataaaaataatgaaggacagataaaatataaagacGCGGGCGTAGAACAATACCCGTTAATAGTTAAAAATATCCGTGACAAATTAATTTCTGAAAATATGAGAGATACGGTGTGGCTGATTTCTGTTGGACGTCTCCCTGTTAGAGCGGTGGTCCAGTGGAGCTGTTATGTTACCACCAAAGAATGTCCGATGCCACGGTGTGGCGAGGATGAAACCCTTGAACATTTACTGTTATCCTGTTATAGAACAGTTGAGATTAGACAGCAAATGACTAAAGTAGGGTTTGAAATTGATAACAACATACAAGCTATAAAATATGgtctgtttaaagaaaaaatgtacGACAGTAAAAGACGCCTCTTTTGGCTTATCATGTGTGTCATTAACACCCACATTTGGAAAACGAGAGCCAAAGTGGTCATCGAGCAAAAAATGATAGATAGTGTGGCTGTGTGCAAGAATATCCTTACAGACCTGAGAAGGAGGAAAACGttagaacaaaaaaagaatagcCCTTTACCTTGGGACCTTTTGAAGATTTAATTGATAAGATTTAATGTTAAAATTTTTGAGagtataatattttttttttttttttttggattttgtgttttatgtatctATTGTAAATTATTATGTGTATTGCTATGtatatttatgtaaaaaaatatttttcttatgtGTCATTTGCTTGTGAATCTGCCGTGAATTTTGGAAATAAAGgcttttaaaactaaaaaaagcaAAGGTGGCAAAGGACTCGGTAAAGGAGGCGCCAAGCgtcaccagaaaaaaaaaaaaaaaaaaaaaaaagcaagggtGGCAAGGGACTCGGCAAAGGAGGCGCCAAGCGTCACCGTAAAGTTCTCCGTGATAACATCCAGGGCATCACCAAACCCGCCATCCGCCGTCTGGCTCGCCGTGGCGGAGTGAAGCGTATCTCCGGTCTGATCTACGAGGAGACCCGTGGAGTGCTCAAGGTGTTTTTGGAGAACGTCATCCGCGACGCCGTCACCTACACTGAGCACGCCAAGAGGAAGACTGTGACCGCCATGGATGTGGTGTACGCTCTGAAGAGGCAGGGCCGCACTCTGTACGGCTTCGGCGGTTAAACTCATTCACCCTGATCCATCAAACGGCTCTTTTAAGAGCCACACACTTCACT
The sequence above is a segment of the Oreochromis aureus strain Israel breed Guangdong linkage group 3, ZZ_aureus, whole genome shotgun sequence genome. Coding sequences within it:
- the LOC120439493 gene encoding histone H4-like, with the translated sequence SKGGKGLGKGGAKRHRKVLRDNIQGITKPAIRRLARRGGVKRISGLIYEETRGVLKVFLENVIRDAVTYTEHAKRKTVTAMDVVYALKRQGRTLYGFGG